The genome window CAGCGTCCGGCTGTTCACAATATTAAAGTAGTCAGGGCGCAGACCGGCCTTGCTGAGTTTGGCCGTCGCATCCTGTTCCAGAGCCTGCAAATCCGGATGTCCTTCCTCGATTTTCTCTGCGGTTTCCCGGAGTGTGCGGTAGACCACCGGCGCCACTTTGCGTTCGGCCGGCGAGAGGTAGCCGTTTCGAGAGCTCTTCGCAAGGCCATCGGTCTCACGGATGGTAGGGGCTCCCACCACCTCCACGGGAACCATCAAATCCCGAACCATCTTTCGGATAACGGCCAGTTGTTGGAAATCCTTTTCTCCGAACACGGCGAAATCCGGTTGCACCATGTTGAAGAGCATGGATACCACGGTGGCTACGCCCTCAAAATGGCCGGGGCGGCTTGCGCCACAGTGGCCATCGCTGACATCGGGTACAATGACCTGTGTTTGTTGAGCCAGCCCGTCCGGATATACCTCACTGGCCGTGGGTGCGAAGACCAGCGTATTGCCGGCGGCTTCCAGTTGCTCCTGGTCCTCGGCCAGAGTGCGTGGGTATGACTCCAGATCTTCACCGGCACCGAACTGCATGGGGTTTACAAAGATGCTGGTGACCACGATATCTGCGGCCTCGGCTGCTTTTCTAACCAGCGAGATGTGCCCCTCGTGCAGGTTTCCCATCGTTGGCACGAGGCCAATGGTTTTTCCTTGCCGACGGTAGCCACGGAGAATGGTGCGAAGTTCTTTCAGGGAATGTACGGTTCTCATGCCTTGAACGTATGCTCCTCGCCGGGGAAAGTGCGTTCGCGGACTGCTTTCACATAAGCAGACACAGCTTCCTGTACAGACTCGGTCTCAGCCAGGAAATTCTTCACGAAGCGCGGTTTACGCCCGGTGGTAACGCCCAGCATGTCGTGTAATACCAGCACCTGGCCGTCAGTGTCTGAGCCAGCGCCAATACCAATAACGGGCGCTTTAACGGTTTGAGTGATCCGGGCCGCAAGTGGTGCGGGCACACATTCCAGGAGAATAATATCGGCGCCGGCTGCCTCCAGCTCACAGGCGTGCTCGATCATCATTTCAGCCGCTTTATCGTCGCGACCCTGGACCTTGTAGCCTCCGAACTTGTTGACGAATTGCGGTGTCAGCCCCAGATGCGCACAAACGGGCACCCCGCGCTCACTTAACGCGCTGATGGTCTCTTTCATCCAGTCAGTGCCTTCGAGCTTGACCATGTGCGCGCCCGCACGCATGAGCTCCGCTGCGTTCTCAAGAGCGGCGTCTACGGTTCCGTAAGTCATGAAGGGCATGTCAGCCATGACCAGCGAGCCACGATTGCCTTTTGCGACGCAGCTGGTGTGGTAGAGCATATCGTCCATGGTCACAGGCAGGGTGCTGTCGTGCCCCTGGAGAACCATGCCGAGAGAGTCGCCGATGAGAATGACATCGACACCCGCTTCACTGACCACCTGGGCAAAAGTGGCGTCGTATGAGGTAAGGGCGGAAAAGGCCTCGCCCTTCTGCTTGTATTCCCGAAGGGTATTGATCGTTACAGCCATATAATCCTTGCCTTTTGGGTGGATGGGCCAAGACCGGGCCGGGGTCTGCCGGCATTTAGTTGCTAAGGGTAATCCGGGGGTATGCCTGAGGCAATAGTAGCATGAA of Marinobacter sediminum contains these proteins:
- the panC gene encoding pantoate--beta-alanine ligase, whose product is MRTVHSLKELRTILRGYRRQGKTIGLVPTMGNLHEGHISLVRKAAEAADIVVTSIFVNPMQFGAGEDLESYPRTLAEDQEQLEAAGNTLVFAPTASEVYPDGLAQQTQVIVPDVSDGHCGASRPGHFEGVATVVSMLFNMVQPDFAVFGEKDFQQLAVIRKMVRDLMVPVEVVGAPTIRETDGLAKSSRNGYLSPAERKVAPVVYRTLRETAEKIEEGHPDLQALEQDATAKLSKAGLRPDYFNIVNSRTLKPATPEDSDITLLVAAFLGTTRLIDNLSITR
- the panB gene encoding 3-methyl-2-oxobutanoate hydroxymethyltransferase yields the protein MAVTINTLREYKQKGEAFSALTSYDATFAQVVSEAGVDVILIGDSLGMVLQGHDSTLPVTMDDMLYHTSCVAKGNRGSLVMADMPFMTYGTVDAALENAAELMRAGAHMVKLEGTDWMKETISALSERGVPVCAHLGLTPQFVNKFGGYKVQGRDDKAAEMMIEHACELEAAGADIILLECVPAPLAARITQTVKAPVIGIGAGSDTDGQVLVLHDMLGVTTGRKPRFVKNFLAETESVQEAVSAYVKAVRERTFPGEEHTFKA